A window of Castanea sativa cultivar Marrone di Chiusa Pesio chromosome 1, ASM4071231v1 contains these coding sequences:
- the LOC142640661 gene encoding uncharacterized protein LOC142640661 translates to MPRTSIYSINQILILSHKNSAFHSKPFLNLKNFIPISAFSSSSLQTIQDSESKSISNPLYHLLPQTQNPNNIVNLICSNLKQNTHLPLSQNELKGLLPHLGSHEISRVLLRFQSDSSSALTFFNWVKNDLSLRPTIQNYCIIVHILTWSRKFSQAMNLLCELIEMVKIVSPDDGDVFGSLVLCGEDCNWDPVVFDMLIKAYVKANMIEQGFGTFKSSVEVGFVPSVVACNCLLNGLVKLRCVDRCWEVYEEMGRIGIHPNAYTFNMLINVLCKDQDVDKVNEFIEKMEEEGFDPDVVTYNTLINSYCRKGRLGDAFYLYKIMYRRGALPDLFSYTALMNGLCKEGKVREAHQLFHRMVHRGLSPDTMSYNTLICGYCKEGKMKESRSLLYEMIGNGVRLDSFTCRVVVEGYGNESKLLSALNLLSELERFEIPIAPDIYEYLVVKLCEENRPFAAKSLLERISQYGYVPDIDVYNELILSLCKCNYVAEALALKAEMVNKNIKPNRVTYRALIDCLCKINKSMEGEYVMKEMVKFGVPPDTAICKALVDGYCKEMDINRAESLLGFFAREFQIFDTESYNALVKVLSENADVATLMELQDRMQKVGFAPNNLTCKFVIDGLWKATTLDKNKLNLECM, encoded by the coding sequence ATGCCTCGAACTTCAATATATTCCATTAACCAAATCCTCATTTTATCACACAAAAACTCTGCCTTTCATTCAAAACCATTCCTCAACCTTAAAAATTTCATACCCATTTCAgctttctcttcttcatcactACAGACCATTCAGGATTCAGAATCCAAATCCATCTCAAACCCACTTTACCATTTGCTcccacaaacccaaaaccccaaCAACATTGTCAATCTCATTTGTTCAAACCTTAAACAAAATACCCATTTACCTCTTTCTCAAAATGAGCTTAAAGGGCTTCTTCCTCATCTGGGTTCTCATGAAATTTCAAGAGTTCTGTTGAGGTTTCAATCTGATTCCTCATCAGCTCTCACTTTCTTCAATTGGGTCAAGAATGATTTAAGTCTCAGACCCACTATCCAGAATTATTGTATTATTGTTCATATTCTGACTTGGTCTAGAAAATTTTCTCAAGCCATGAACTTGTTGTGTGAGTTGATAGAAATGGTTAAGATCGTTTCACCAGATGATGGTGATGTTTTTGGAAGTTTGGTTTTGTGCGGTGAAGATTGTAATTGGGATCCAGTTGTCTTTGATATGCTCATTAAGGCTTATGTGAAAGCCAACATGATTGAACAAGGTTTTGGGACTTTTAAGAGTTCTGTGGAGGTTGGTTTTGTTCCTAGTGTAGTTGCTTGTAATTGTCTTTTGAATGGGTTGGTGAAGCTGAGATGTGTTGATCGGTGTTGGGAGGTATATGAAGAAATGGGGAGAATTGGGATACACCCGAATGCTTATACGTTTAACatgttgattaatgttttatGCAAGGATCAAGATGTGGATAAGGTGAATGAATTCATAGAGAAGATGGAAGAGGAAGGGTTTGATCCTGATGTGGTGACGTACAATACATTGATTAATAGTTATTGTAGAAAAGGAAGGTTGGGGGATGCATTTTATTTGTATAAGATTATGTATAGGAGGGGTGCATTGCCCGATTTGTTTTCATATACTGCCTTGATGAATGGACTTTGTAAAGAAGGGAAGGTTAGGGAGGCTCATCAGCTTTTTCATCGAATGGTTCACAGAGGGTTAAGTCCAGACACTATGTCTTATAATACTCTGATTTGTGGTTATTGCAAGGAGGGAAAGATGAAAGAGTCAAGGTCATTGTTGTATGAGATGATAGGAAATGGGGTTCGCCTGGATAGTTTTACTTGTCGAGTTGTTGTGGAAGGATATGGAAACGAGAGTAAGTTGCTTTCAGCTTTGAATTTGCTGTCAGAGCTTGAGAGATTTGAAATTCCTATTGCTCCTGACATTTATGAATATCTAGTGGTCAAACTGTGTGAAGAGAATCGGCCATTTGCCGCTAAAAGTCTTTTGGAAAGAATCTCTCAGTATGGTTATGTGCCTGATATCGATGTCTATAACGAGCTGATTCTATCCCTTTGCAAATGTAATTATGTGGCAGAGGCATTAGCTTTGAAAGCTGAGATGgtgaataaaaatataaaacccaaTCGTGTTACATATAGAGCTCTTATAGACTGCTTgtgtaaaataaacaaaagtatGGAGGGTGAATATGTAATGAAAGAAATGGTTAAATTTGGTGTGCCACCTGATACGGCAATATGCAAGGCATTAGTAGATGGATACTGCAAGGAAATGGATATCAATAGAGCAGAATCATTATTGGGCTTCTTTGCCCGGGAATTTCAAATCTTCGATACTGAAAGTTACAATGCACTTGTGAAAGTCCTCTCTGAGA
- the LOC142632525 gene encoding F-box protein SKIP23-like codes for MPIWSELPSELLLLVYKHLHLTDQLRFGLVCKSWLLVAKKKPYPPAPEHPWLMTKRGKPYEFLSLTDNRVYKIYKFPQHESIKGCSKGWLVTTKDGELHLLNPISNVQFQLPHHFQFSYVPDFCKIKKAIMLHGPDTFVAVLFCLGNLAICKVGEQIWRNTSTSINYDDIIFYKGKLYATYINRDNQACFSVFSVYDYDRFSVSLVPESDFCIGFARFSFSTYLDTSTYLVESCGDLLMVTSRHRQIGFDVFKLEVNGSQGQYIRIKDLHDRVLFLGYGYSLSLASQNSPPGLKGNHVYCSGSYFSDCKVVFSLKDGSIKSLPPRMANLEDPIWFTPTLT; via the coding sequence ATGCCAATCTGGTCTGAACTTCCCTCAGAACTCCTTCTACTTGTCTACAAACACTTACACCTTACTGATCAACTTCGATTTGGTTTAGTTTGCAAGTCATGGCTTCTGgtagccaaaaaaaaaccttatccTCCAGCACCCGAGCATCCATGGTTGATGACAAAAAGAGGCAAACCATACGAGTTTTTAAGCCTCACAGATAATAGGGTTTACAAGATTTACAAGTTTCCACAACATGAGTCCATTAAAGGATGCTCTAAAGGCTGGTTGGTCACAACAAAAGACGGCGAGTTGCACCTCTTAAACCCCATATCTAACGTTCAATTCCAACTCCCACATCATTTTCAGTTTTCGTATGTCCCAGATTTTTGCAAAATCAAGAAAGCCATCATGTTGCATGGTCCAGACACTTTTGTTGCAGTGCTTTTTTGCCTGGGAAATTTGGCAATTTGCAAAGTAGGAGAGCAGATATGGAGAAATACCTCCACTTCTATAAATTACGACGATATCATATTTTACAAGGGAAAGTTATATGCAACGTATATCAATCGTGATAACCAAGCATGCTTCAGTGTTTTTAGTGTATATGATTATGACAGGTTTAGCGTTAGTTTGGTGCCAGAGTCTGATTTTTGTATAGGTTTCGCGAGATTCAGCTTCAGCACATACCTAGATACATCGACATACTTGGTGGAGTCTTGTGGGGATTTATTGATGGTGACTAGTAGACACAGACAAATTGGCTTTGATGTTTTCAAGTTAGAGGTGAATGGTAGCCAAGGGCAATACATTAGGATTAAAGATTTGCATGATCGAgtgttgtttttgggttatggTTATTCTTTATCTCTTGCATCACAAAATTCTCCTCCGGGACTAAAAGGGAATCATGTATATTGTAGTGGCTCCTACTTTAGTGATTGCAAAGTTGTCTTTTCACTCAAAGATGGAAGCATTAAATCATTGCCACCTCGAATGGCTAATTTGGAAGATCCAATTTGGTTCACACCTACACTTACTTGA